From the genome of Frateuria soli:
CACGGCCGCGCCCTCCCGCACCCAGCCGCCCGATCCGCCCGGCCGACAGCTCGACCCGCGCCACGCGCGTGCTCGACCTGCTGCTGCGCCCGCTGCCGCCGCACTGGCGCGAAAAGGCGGCCGACTACCTCGTGCTCACCCGCATGGATCGCCCGATCGGCGCGTTGCTGCTCCTGTGGCCGACCTGGTGGGCGCTGTGGCTCGCCGCCGGCGACTTTCCACCATGGGGTGCACTGGTGATCTTCACGCTGGGCGTGTTCGCCATGCGTTCGGCCGGCTGTGCCATCAACGACTACGCCGACCGCAAGCTCGACCCGCAGGTGGCGCGCACCGCCGGGCGGCCGATCGCCAGCGGGCGGGTCAGTCCGCGCGAGGCACTGGTCGTGTTCGGCGCGCTGCTGGCGTTCTCGTTCGTGCTGGTCCTGCTGACCAACGCGCTGACGATCAAGCTGGCCTTCGCCGGCGCCGCGCTGGCGGTGGTCTACCCGTTCACCAAGCGCTGGACCTACCTGCCGCAGGTGGTGCTGGGCGCGGCGTTCGGGTGGTCGATTCCGATGGCGTTCGCCGCGGTGACCGGAACGGTGC
Proteins encoded in this window:
- the ubiA gene encoding 4-hydroxybenzoate octaprenyltransferase is translated as MRPADSSTRATRVLDLLLRPLPPHWREKAADYLVLTRMDRPIGALLLLWPTWWALWLAAGDFPPWGALVIFTLGVFAMRSAGCAINDYADRKLDPQVARTAGRPIASGRVSPREALVVFGALLAFSFVLVLLTNALTIKLAFAGAALAVVYPFTKRWTYLPQVVLGAAFGWSIPMAFAAVTGTVPPLGWLLFLGNILWSVIYDTEYAMVDRDDDLKVGAKSTAILFGDADVPILGMLIGTFLLAMLFVGQRAQLPWPFWLGLLGAGGLFGYQLWLIRNRARDACLAAFRHNNWVGLTLWVGIVLGLAVK